A genomic region of Caulobacter sp. NIBR2454 contains the following coding sequences:
- a CDS encoding TonB-dependent receptor: MRSYQTSRLLAAASLIALCAGAAQAQEVDELIVTAQKREQAAIDVPIALTAYSGDRLEKLGVADFAELSRFTPGLLVQDQSPNNPGFVMRGITSDSTEATVEPRVSVFQDGVSISKAQGAYVELFDLQRVEVAKGPQSTLYGRGALIGAVNLIQNKADPSAFSASAKVGGGNYGQVNAEGYVNLPVNEQFAVRLAGRLRERDGYVKNALGGDAFASVDTYALRGTLSYRSGDKLSADLIYNYQHDEPTGTSFKSGGFSPASPLTGQVLAGREPWEPAALAAPASFGYGDLGVDRTVQGATALVSYELTDSLTLASVTAWRQFESTEVYDPDGLALPILTGANNGKGNQWSQELRLNYDAGGRFSGFFGADFFHENGSQRAPLQFDERMGLAVLTGQLNAGATGLGFAPTTPAPAAVFNNTAFTGALLQGLAAGLSGNRLLLTPAQAVAIAANLRPNHQETATNASSLDSVDVFGDVTFRVTDKLELSGGLRWTRDEKTTRFTSATIGGRSVLGGVIGAAQLAASGNPVAIGQANAIVGALALPIVQQLPTSALPNFGLTYQPTTNNGDTFSADNEDSSFTWRLVGRYALTEDANLYASYARGRRPEVLQAGPPVTPNAAARFERVEAETVDSYELGFKTHLREQGLRLDGSVYFYDYDNFQTIEQQGTLFVTTNAGKATAYGFEGQAEWAVAEQVDLFATYAYSHARFDGGAYDGNRLRLSPDHTVALGASFRKTALGGEFDFRPTYSWRSKTYFDDNNDLGSFQLPPRVFVADRVQDELQKSYGLVNLRLSYTPEDYPLVVEGFINNALDEEYIIDAGNTGDSLGLPTFIAGAPRMYGVSMTWKFN, translated from the coding sequence ATGCGTTCGTATCAAACCAGCCGCCTTCTGGCGGCGGCCAGCCTGATCGCGCTTTGCGCTGGCGCCGCCCAGGCCCAGGAAGTCGATGAGCTGATCGTCACCGCCCAGAAGCGCGAGCAGGCGGCCATCGACGTGCCGATCGCCCTGACCGCCTATAGCGGCGACCGTCTCGAGAAGCTCGGCGTCGCCGATTTCGCCGAGCTGTCGCGGTTTACGCCGGGCCTGCTGGTCCAGGACCAGTCGCCCAATAATCCGGGCTTCGTGATGCGCGGCATCACCTCGGACTCCACCGAAGCGACGGTCGAGCCGCGCGTGTCGGTGTTCCAGGACGGGGTTTCGATCTCCAAGGCGCAGGGCGCCTATGTCGAGCTGTTCGACCTGCAGCGCGTGGAAGTGGCCAAGGGGCCGCAATCGACCCTGTACGGGCGTGGCGCGTTGATCGGGGCGGTGAACCTGATCCAGAACAAGGCCGATCCGTCGGCCTTCTCCGCTTCGGCCAAGGTGGGCGGCGGCAACTACGGCCAGGTCAACGCCGAAGGCTATGTGAACCTGCCAGTCAACGAGCAGTTCGCGGTGCGCCTCGCCGGCCGCCTGCGTGAGCGCGACGGCTATGTGAAGAACGCGCTCGGCGGCGACGCCTTCGCCTCGGTGGACACCTACGCCCTGCGCGGGACCCTGTCCTACCGTTCGGGCGACAAGCTCAGCGCTGACCTGATCTACAACTATCAGCACGACGAGCCGACCGGGACGTCGTTCAAGTCCGGCGGGTTCTCGCCCGCCAGCCCGTTGACCGGCCAGGTGCTGGCCGGCCGTGAGCCGTGGGAGCCGGCGGCGCTGGCCGCTCCGGCCAGCTTCGGCTACGGCGACCTTGGCGTGGACCGCACGGTGCAGGGCGCCACCGCCCTGGTGAGCTATGAGCTGACCGACAGCCTGACCCTGGCCTCGGTCACCGCCTGGCGTCAGTTCGAGTCGACGGAGGTCTATGATCCCGACGGCCTGGCCCTGCCGATCCTGACCGGCGCCAACAACGGCAAGGGCAATCAGTGGAGCCAGGAGCTTCGCCTGAACTACGACGCCGGCGGCCGCTTCAGCGGCTTCTTCGGGGCCGACTTCTTCCACGAGAACGGCAGCCAGCGCGCGCCGCTGCAGTTCGACGAGCGCATGGGCCTGGCGGTGCTGACCGGCCAACTGAACGCCGGCGCCACGGGCCTCGGCTTCGCTCCGACCACCCCGGCCCCCGCCGCCGTGTTCAACAACACCGCCTTCACCGGCGCCCTGCTGCAGGGCCTGGCCGCGGGCCTCAGCGGCAACCGCCTGCTGCTGACCCCGGCCCAGGCCGTGGCCATCGCCGCGAACCTGCGCCCGAACCACCAGGAGACGGCCACCAACGCGTCCAGCCTGGACAGCGTCGATGTGTTCGGCGACGTCACTTTCCGCGTCACCGACAAGCTGGAGCTGTCGGGCGGCCTGCGTTGGACCCGCGACGAGAAGACCACCCGCTTCACCTCGGCCACCATCGGCGGCCGCAGCGTGCTGGGCGGCGTGATCGGCGCGGCGCAACTGGCCGCCAGCGGCAACCCCGTGGCCATCGGCCAGGCCAACGCCATCGTCGGCGCCCTGGCCCTGCCCATCGTGCAACAGCTGCCGACCAGCGCCCTGCCGAACTTCGGCCTGACCTATCAGCCGACCACCAACAATGGCGACACCTTCAGCGCCGACAACGAAGACAGCAGCTTCACCTGGCGCCTGGTGGGCCGCTACGCCCTGACGGAAGACGCCAACCTCTACGCCTCCTACGCCCGGGGCCGTCGTCCGGAGGTTCTGCAAGCCGGCCCGCCGGTCACGCCGAACGCCGCCGCGCGGTTCGAGCGGGTCGAGGCCGAGACGGTCGACAGCTACGAGCTGGGCTTCAAGACGCACCTGCGCGAGCAGGGCCTGCGCCTGGATGGTTCGGTCTATTTCTACGACTACGACAACTTCCAGACCATCGAGCAGCAGGGCACGCTGTTTGTCACCACCAACGCCGGCAAGGCCACGGCCTATGGCTTCGAGGGCCAGGCGGAATGGGCGGTGGCCGAGCAGGTCGATCTGTTCGCGACCTATGCCTACAGCCACGCCCGCTTCGACGGCGGCGCCTATGACGGCAACCGCCTGCGCCTGTCGCCGGATCACACGGTCGCTCTGGGCGCCTCGTTCCGCAAGACGGCCCTGGGCGGCGAGTTCGACTTCCGCCCGACCTACAGCTGGCGGTCCAAGACCTATTTCGACGACAACAACGACCTGGGCAGCTTCCAGCTTCCGCCGCGCGTGTTCGTCGCCGACCGCGTGCAGGACGAGCTGCAGAAGAGCTATGGCCTAGTGAACCTGCGCTTGTCCTATACGCCGGAGGACTATCCGCTGGTGGTCGAGGGCTTCATCAACAACGCCCTGGACGAGGAATACATCATCGACGCCGGCAACACTGGCGACAGCCTGGGCCTGCCGACCTTCATCGCCGGCGCGCCGCGCATGTACGGCGTCAGCATGACTTGGAAGTTCAACTAG